Within the Mycobacterium gordonae genome, the region GGGCGCCGCGCATTGTTGCAGCACCCCGTCCCGCAACACCGCGACGCGGTCGCCCATGGTCATGGCTTCGACCTGATCGTGGGTGACATACACCGTGGTGGTGCCGAGTTGGCGCTGTAGGGCAGCGATCTGGTTGCGGGTCTGCACGCGCAGTTTGGCATCCAGGTTCGACAGGGGTTCGTCCATCAGGAACACCTGCGGACGGCGCACGATTGCCCGTCCCATCGCCACCCGCTGGCGCTGCCCACCGGAGAGATCTTTCGGCTTGCGTTCCAGGTACGGCTCCAGATCAAGCATGCGCGCCGCCGCCAACACCCGTTCGCGGATCTCGGTTTTCGGCGTTTTGGCCACCTTGAGCGCGAAGCCCATGTTCTGCGCGACCGTCATATGTGGATAGAGCGCATAGTTCTGGAAGACCATCGCGACGTCGCGGTCCTTGGGATCGAGGTTCGTCACATCGCGCTCGCCGATCCGGATGCGTCCGGAGTCCAGCGTTTCCAGTCCCGCCAGCATCCGCAACGATGTCGTCTTGCCGCATCCCGACGGCCCGACCAGGACCATGAATTCGCCGTCGCCGACGACGAGATCCAGGCTTTCCAGAGCGGCCCGATCGCTACCCGGATAGCGCCGTGTCGCCTGCTCGAAACTCACCGAAGCCATTGCGGCTAACCACCCATCCCCGTCACGGCGATGCCGCGGACGAACGAACGCTGGGCGAGAGCGTAGATGATCACCAGCGGCAACAGGATCAGAATGGAGGTCGCCATCAGCACGGGCCAGCGGGCAACGTATTCGCCCCGTAACCGGACGAGGCCGAGGGTCAGGGTGGCCAGACTGTTGCGCTGGATCATCAACAGCGGCCACAGGAAGTCGTTCCACACGCTGACCCAGGTCAGCACGGCCAGCACCATCACCGCCGGTCTGGCGTGCGGCAGCAGAATGCGCCAGTAGATCTGCCACGGCGAGCATCCGTCGAGAATCGCTGCCTCCTCGAGATCGGTCGGCAGAGTGCGGAAGAACTGCCGCATCAGGTACGTGCCGAACGCGCTGCCGAACAAACCCGGCACGATCATAGCCCAGGGTGTGTCGACCCACCCCAGCGTCCGCATCACGATGAACTGCGGGATCACCGTCACCGTCAACGGCACCATCAAGGTGCCCAGATACAACAGGAACAGGGTGTCGCGGCCGCGAAAATTCAACCGCGCGAAGGAATATCCGGCGAGCGAGGAGAACATCACCTGGCCGCCGGTGACGCAGCCGGCGTACAGCACGGTGTTGAGGAACATCCGCCAGAACGGCATCAGGTCGAATACTGTGGAGTAGTTGGACCAGCTCGGACTGGACGGCAGCAGCCGGGCGTCGCCGATCTCGCCCTCCTTCTTCAACGATCCGGAGATCGCCCACAGAATGGGAAACAGCGCGCACCAGGCAACGACGATCAACGCCGCGTAGGACGCCGCGGCACGCAGAACGGCGCGCTTAGCTGAGACCACGGGAGGACTCCCACGCGCGCCGGCGGGTGATACGTAGCTGCAGCACCGTGAGCACCAGCAGGATGGCGAACATCACCCACGCCAGTGCGGAAGCGTAACCGAATTCCAGGAACGAGAACGCGTGCTGGAAGAGCATGACGCCCAACACGTAGGTACCGGTCTCGGGTCCGCCGTTGGCGCCGGTAAGAACGTAGACGAGGTCGAATGCCTGAAACGCGTGGATGATCGAGATGACCACGACGAACGACATCGCACCGCGGATCAATGGCACCGTGATGGACGCGAACTGCCGGACCTCGCCCGCACCGTCGATTCTGGCTGCCTCGTACATGTTTTCCGGAATGCCCTGCATCGCCGCCAGCAGAACCACGGTGGCGAACGGGACGCTGCGCCAGACGCTCACCATGCACAACGCCACCATGGCCCAGTGCGGTTCGACCAGCCACGGAATCGGACCGATCCCGACCCAGCCGAGCATGATGTTGAGCAACCCGTTGTCGGTGTTGAACACGAACTGCCAGACGACCGCCATCACCACCGATGAAATTGCCAGCGGTAGGAACACGATAGTGCGAAAGATGCCGATACCCTTGACTTTTCGGTTGAGCACACCGGCGACAATGAGGCTGATGAGCACGGTCGGCAGCACGGTGCCCAGGCTGTAGATCACCGTGTTGCGCATCGCGATCAGAAACAGCGGATCCGAGGTGAACAGCTGACGGAAATTGGCCAGACCGACAAACTTGGCCGGAGTGAACACGTCCCATTCCTGAACGCTCATATAGAGCGAGAAACCCAGCGGAAACAGCATGAAGAGCAGCACCGCGGCCAGGTTCGGTGCAACGAAAAGCCGTCCGGCCCAGGCTCGTCGGCGCCAGGGTCGGGTTCTCGCCGGGATGGGTGCGTCGACCGCGCTCACGGATTTCGCAGCACCTCGTCGACGGAATGCGACAAGCCGGACAGTGAGGTTGCCGGCCGTGCACCGCGCAGCACCGGGCCGAAGTTGCGGTCCATCAGGGCAACCACCTTCTCCCACGCCGGTGTGATCGGCAGGCCCTCTGACACCACCGGTCCGTCAGTGAGCACCGCGAGGTTGCCGACCCTACGGTGTGAGTCGGCGAACCCGGGCGAGCCGATCGCCGACCGCAGGACGGGAACGAATAGTCGAGACTCACCGATCAGGGCCTGGCCGGCGGGGCCACTGGCGAACTTGAGGAACTCCCACGCCTGCTCCTTGCGCTTGCTGGTGGCCGCGATGGCAAGGCCCGTGACCCCGATGTTCGAGCGGGCGGTGTGCCCGCGCGGTCCCAACGGCAGCGGGGCGACGTCGAAATCCAGGCCGTCGGCCCGATCGAACGTCTGGTAGCGCCAGTGCCCGCCCAGGGCTATCGCGGCCTTGTTCACCGAGAAGAGGTCGGCGTTGGACATCGACTGTTGGTCTGACGCGCCGGGCGCCACCTTGTGCTTGTTGATCAGGTCCGCGTAGAACTGCACCGCCTCGATGAACGCGTCGTCGTCGAAGTTCAGGTGGGTGGGGTCGGTCCGCGGGGACGACCACCGCACGCCGTTGTTCATTGCGAACAGGCCGGCCGAGTAGAAAGACACCCAGGCGTTGACGAATCCCCACTGCGTGACCCGGCCCGAGCGCTCACGCTTGGTGAGAGCCTTTGCCGCATCCAGGAATTCGGTGAAACTCCAGCTCTGCTGCCAGGTGCGCGGCGGCGGGGGCACTCCGGCGGCGTCGAACAGGGCCTTGTTATAGAACAGATAGTTTCCCGACCACTGCTCCGGGAAGGCGTACTGGCCGCCTTCCGGACCGGCCGGGTAGGTGAAGGTCCGGTAGAGCGAGTCGATGCTGTCCGCCTTGAGCTGGGCAGCGAAATCGGCATCGCGCGCCAGTAGCGGGTTCAGGTCCAACAGCACACCACGGTCAGCGAGCTCGGCATAGGTGAGTTCCCACGTCATCAGCACGTCCGGGCATTTTCCACCCGCGCAGAAAGTCGAGAGCTGCTGCATCACGCCGGGTCCCGACAGCAGCGCCCGGACCTTGATGTCGGGGTGCCGGCGCTGGAACTCGTTGACGACTCTCATCCGCGGCCGGACTTCGTCGGGATTCGCGGCGAAGAAGAAGGTCAGCGCGTCGTCGGCGTCAGAAGCGCAAGCCCCAGACCAGGGTGACAGGGCCAGCGCGCCTGCGCCCTGCAGCAGGCTGCGCCGTCCAAACGGCTTCTCGATCATGGTGCTCCCGGAACCGGCCCGTTGCCGCACTCCCATGGCGGTGTCTGATGTTCTTCATAGCCGACACTCCTGTGCGCTGCCTGGGATGCGCCACTATCCCGGTGAATTCTCAGGACGGCGACTTCAGAACGGCCTGCTGTCGCTGCTCTGACCAGCGCTATCGCGACGCATTGAGCACGCGGGAAAGTAGCGGACCGCGTCGATCTCGTTGCCGCGCCAGGCCACATCGGCGAAGACGATGCCACGCCCGTGATCGGAGGCCACCGATACCGCCACGGTGGATCCCGCGCCGATCACCTTGGCCCAGTCGGCACCGTGCAGATGCTCACCGAGTCCAGCCAGGTCCAGTGCGTCATTGTCACCCAAAGTGATTGCGGCAGCGGGCGACAACCGCTCACGCGCGGCAGAGTCGTCGCCCCGCGCAACCGCCCGCAGAAAGCCCTCCACCAATCTCTTGTGGCGTGCGCCCACCCGGCGAAACCCGGTCATGAAGCCGACGGCGCCCCGCGGACCCTGATTGCCCAGCAGGCCTTTGGCGAGTTGCACACCCGGCCCCAACGCCCGGGATCCGGTTCTCAGGAACTGCACCATCATGGCTGGCAACTCCCAATAGGCGCGCAAGTGCGCAACCTTCCACTCCCCGCCTACCTCTCGCAGGTCATACCGCAGGAACGCCGGAATGAACATGGTCACCGCATCGCCCATCGCGACCTCGAGTTCAAGATCGCGAAGCACCGTGGGACCCGAAACGATATCGACATCACGGTGGAAGGTGATGCCGCGCGGCCCGATGAACGTGTCGTAGAAACGGTAGATGGCGTCGTGCCCGACGTGTGGGCTCGATCCCACGGGGTCTTCGACGCGGCCGTCGTCGGTGAACACCCGGACCCACGCGTCACGGTCATGCACCGAAACCGCGCGCGGTGAACGCTCTACCGCGGCCAGCAGGTCGTCCCGGTGGGATGTCGTCATGGGTGCTTTCCGATCAACTCGATATTGGCGTTACGCGTCTTGTGAAGCATGTGGTCGATCGCAGCGGCCGACACACCGGCCGTCAAATCCAGCAAAACCCGGGGAACCAGGCCGGCCCGGGCCGCGTCATGTGCGGTGCGGCGCACACAATGATCCGTGGCCAGACCCGCCACGTCGACCGCGTCGACCCCTTGTTGCCGGAGCCAGTCCGATAAGGACATCCCGTTCTCGTCGACGCCCTCGAAGCCGCTGTAGCCCGCGCCGTAGGCGCCTTTGCGGAAGACGGCTTCGATGGGCTCGGTGTCGAGTTCGGACGCGAACTCCACCCCGGCGCTGCCGGGATCGCCCGCGAGATAGTCGCTGATCGACCGGGACACCGCGCGCGCGCCGGGGACGGGCAGTGCCCCACCCTCGCAGAAATCCTTCTGCACGTCGACAATTATCAACGCCCGCACGCCGTACACCCTATCGCCGAATTACCGAGGATCCGGCGGGTTTGTGTGCTGGCCGGCCGGGGAACACAGCGCCCATGTTGATCCGCAGAATCGCCCGACCCATGTTGTCAGCTGTGTTTATCGGTCAGGGAGTGGACGCCCTGCTCAACCCGAAACCCGCGGCTCAGGCCGCGCAACCGACGGTGAGCGGCTTGCAGTCGCTGCCGGACTCGGTGAGCAGCAACATCCCTGCGGACGCCGAGACGTTCGCCCAGATCAACGCTGCCGTGCAGATCGGCGGTGGGGTGCTGCTGGCCGCCGGCAAGCTGCCCCGCTTGGCGTCGGCAGCGTTGGCGCTGACGGTGATCCCGGGAAACCTTGGGACACATATGTTTTGGAACGAAGCCGACCCGCAGCTCAAGGCCGACAAGCGGCGCGCATTCCTGGCCGATGTGAGCTTGCTGGGTGGGCTGCTCATCGCGTCCGCCGACACTGCGGGCAAGCCGTCATTGGGCTGGCGAGGGCGCCGTGCCGCCGAGCGACTTTCCGGCAAGGTGTCCGGCGCGCTGCCGGGGTCCTCGCACGAGGTGCTCGACTCGGAGTTGGGTGAAAAGATCGTGCACGGGCTGCAGGCCGGTGCCGAGCGGGGCCGCGAACTGGCCAGCACTGCCGCCGAGAAGACCGCGCCCTACGCCGAGGCCGCTCTGGAACGCGGTCGCGAGCTGGCCAGCACCGCAGCCGAACGCAGCGCCCCCTACGCCGAAGCCGCCCTGGAACGCAGCCGTGAACTGGCCACCACCGCGGCCGAGAAGAGTAGGCCCTACGCCAAGAAGGCCCGCAAGCGCAGTGAAAAGCTGGCCCACCGGGCCGCCGACCGCGGTGCCGACTACGCCGAACTCGCCCGCAAGCGGAGCGAGAAGTTGGCCGACACCGCCCGCGAGCGTGGCCTGGAACTCGCCGAAA harbors:
- a CDS encoding ABC transporter ATP-binding protein; amino-acid sequence: MASVSFEQATRRYPGSDRAALESLDLVVGDGEFMVLVGPSGCGKTTSLRMLAGLETLDSGRIRIGERDVTNLDPKDRDVAMVFQNYALYPHMTVAQNMGFALKVAKTPKTEIRERVLAAARMLDLEPYLERKPKDLSGGQRQRVAMGRAIVRRPQVFLMDEPLSNLDAKLRVQTRNQIAALQRQLGTTTVYVTHDQVEAMTMGDRVAVLRDGVLQQCAAPRELYRKPDNVFVAGFIGSPAMNLFTLPVVGSAVSLGDWEIPLPREIAGTASEIVVGVRPEHFELGSVGVGVEMEVDVVEELGADAYLYGRITGADTVISKPIIARTDGQDPPCKGSRVYLHPQPGHLHFFTTDGHRIS
- a CDS encoding carbohydrate ABC transporter permease, giving the protein MVSAKRAVLRAAASYAALIVVAWCALFPILWAISGSLKKEGEIGDARLLPSSPSWSNYSTVFDLMPFWRMFLNTVLYAGCVTGGQVMFSSLAGYSFARLNFRGRDTLFLLYLGTLMVPLTVTVIPQFIVMRTLGWVDTPWAMIVPGLFGSAFGTYLMRQFFRTLPTDLEEAAILDGCSPWQIYWRILLPHARPAVMVLAVLTWVSVWNDFLWPLLMIQRNSLATLTLGLVRLRGEYVARWPVLMATSILILLPLVIIYALAQRSFVRGIAVTGMGG
- a CDS encoding carbohydrate ABC transporter permease gives rise to the protein MPARTRPWRRRAWAGRLFVAPNLAAVLLFMLFPLGFSLYMSVQEWDVFTPAKFVGLANFRQLFTSDPLFLIAMRNTVIYSLGTVLPTVLISLIVAGVLNRKVKGIGIFRTIVFLPLAISSVVMAVVWQFVFNTDNGLLNIMLGWVGIGPIPWLVEPHWAMVALCMVSVWRSVPFATVVLLAAMQGIPENMYEAARIDGAGEVRQFASITVPLIRGAMSFVVVISIIHAFQAFDLVYVLTGANGGPETGTYVLGVMLFQHAFSFLEFGYASALAWVMFAILLVLTVLQLRITRRRAWESSRGLS
- a CDS encoding ABC transporter substrate-binding protein; protein product: MIEKPFGRRSLLQGAGALALSPWSGACASDADDALTFFFAANPDEVRPRMRVVNEFQRRHPDIKVRALLSGPGVMQQLSTFCAGGKCPDVLMTWELTYAELADRGVLLDLNPLLARDADFAAQLKADSIDSLYRTFTYPAGPEGGQYAFPEQWSGNYLFYNKALFDAAGVPPPPRTWQQSWSFTEFLDAAKALTKRERSGRVTQWGFVNAWVSFYSAGLFAMNNGVRWSSPRTDPTHLNFDDDAFIEAVQFYADLINKHKVAPGASDQQSMSNADLFSVNKAAIALGGHWRYQTFDRADGLDFDVAPLPLGPRGHTARSNIGVTGLAIAATSKRKEQAWEFLKFASGPAGQALIGESRLFVPVLRSAIGSPGFADSHRRVGNLAVLTDGPVVSEGLPITPAWEKVVALMDRNFGPVLRGARPATSLSGLSHSVDEVLRNP
- a CDS encoding nuclear transport factor 2 family protein translates to MTTSHRDDLLAAVERSPRAVSVHDRDAWVRVFTDDGRVEDPVGSSPHVGHDAIYRFYDTFIGPRGITFHRDVDIVSGPTVLRDLELEVAMGDAVTMFIPAFLRYDLREVGGEWKVAHLRAYWELPAMMVQFLRTGSRALGPGVQLAKGLLGNQGPRGAVGFMTGFRRVGARHKRLVEGFLRAVARGDDSAARERLSPAAAITLGDNDALDLAGLGEHLHGADWAKVIGAGSTVAVSVASDHGRGIVFADVAWRGNEIDAVRYFPACSMRRDSAGQSSDSRPF
- a CDS encoding isochorismatase family protein; amino-acid sequence: MRALIIVDVQKDFCEGGALPVPGARAVSRSISDYLAGDPGSAGVEFASELDTEPIEAVFRKGAYGAGYSGFEGVDENGMSLSDWLRQQGVDAVDVAGLATDHCVRRTAHDAARAGLVPRVLLDLTAGVSAAAIDHMLHKTRNANIELIGKHP
- a CDS encoding DoxX family protein, which encodes MLIRRIARPMLSAVFIGQGVDALLNPKPAAQAAQPTVSGLQSLPDSVSSNIPADAETFAQINAAVQIGGGVLLAAGKLPRLASAALALTVIPGNLGTHMFWNEADPQLKADKRRAFLADVSLLGGLLIASADTAGKPSLGWRGRRAAERLSGKVSGALPGSSHEVLDSELGEKIVHGLQAGAERGRELASTAAEKTAPYAEAALERGRELASTAAERSAPYAEAALERSRELATTAAEKSRPYAKKARKRSEKLAHRAADRGADYAELARKRSEKLADTARERGLELAETARDRGSRFADTAVTRGNELAETARDRLDDQLSTTRKRWGR